The following are encoded together in the Bacillus cereus group sp. RP43 genome:
- the pstC gene encoding phosphate ABC transporter permease subunit PstC encodes MAHNDKSQITFSVQHLIERNTNRRKKTQRINRIVPLILKAIASVSIITTLGIIITLANETIMFFQKISLYSFLTEKEWLPFFEDPKFGILPLICGTILVTAIAMFVAIPIGLGCAVFLSEYASNGARKILKPLLELLAGIPTIVYGFFALTVVTPLLQRVIPDLQFFNAISPGIVIGFMMIPTIASLSEDAMRAVEKGIKEASLALGATRFEMVKQVVFPSAFTGIMAAIILAASRAIGETMIVVIAAGSTPNVSIDPTHSIQTLTAYIVQVSLGDAPHGTITYYSMYAVGATLFMFTFIMNIISQYIMRRFRRVT; translated from the coding sequence TTGGCTCATAATGACAAAAGTCAAATTACATTTTCTGTGCAACATTTGATTGAGAGAAATACAAATAGAAGAAAAAAAACGCAGCGAATCAATCGAATTGTTCCGTTAATACTAAAAGCCATTGCTAGCGTGTCCATTATAACGACACTTGGAATTATTATTACGTTGGCAAATGAAACAATCATGTTTTTTCAAAAGATATCATTGTATTCTTTTTTGACAGAGAAAGAATGGTTACCTTTTTTTGAAGATCCGAAATTCGGTATATTACCACTTATATGTGGAACAATCCTTGTAACAGCAATTGCCATGTTCGTAGCAATTCCTATTGGTTTAGGTTGTGCCGTATTTTTAAGCGAATACGCTTCGAATGGCGCTCGGAAAATATTAAAACCGTTGTTAGAGCTACTAGCAGGTATCCCGACAATTGTATATGGTTTTTTCGCGTTAACAGTTGTCACACCACTTTTACAACGCGTTATACCAGATTTGCAGTTTTTTAATGCTATTAGTCCAGGTATTGTTATAGGGTTTATGATGATACCGACGATTGCGTCTCTCTCTGAAGATGCTATGAGAGCTGTAGAAAAAGGAATTAAAGAAGCCTCATTAGCGCTAGGAGCAACTCGTTTTGAGATGGTAAAACAAGTGGTGTTTCCATCGGCTTTTACGGGCATAATGGCAGCGATTATATTAGCAGCTTCTCGAGCAATTGGTGAAACGATGATTGTTGTTATTGCTGCTGGATCAACACCTAATGTATCAATAGATCCGACTCATTCTATTCAAACATTAACAGCTTATATTGTACAAGTGAGTTTAGGTGATGCTCCGCACGGAACGATTACTTATTACAGCATGTATGCTGTAGGTGCAACGTTATTTATGTTTACTTTTATTATGAATATCATTTCGCAATATATTATGCGCCGTTTTAGGAGGGTGACATAA
- the pstA gene encoding phosphate ABC transporter permease PstA, producing the protein MRMLNHKKIQENMASRFLKDRIYKCLFYIAILFSVVILFILLFQIFEKGISYLSIDFFTNFASRNPREAGIVAALSGTILFMSIVIPASFIFGVGTALYLEHYAKESVFKKLIELNNQTLAGVPSVVFGLLGLTIFVYALHLGESIIAAALTMSLLVLPTVVVASQEAIRTVPSSLLEASYGLGATKWQTMYQIVLPVALPGIVTGCTLAVSRAIGEAAPLLVIGALAFANYVPFSMFDRFTVLPIQIFNWMSRPQEEFQYVAAAGMIVLLGLLLFINIFVLWLRNRK; encoded by the coding sequence ATGCGAATGTTAAACCATAAAAAAATACAAGAAAATATGGCATCGCGTTTTTTAAAGGATCGGATTTACAAGTGTTTGTTTTATATAGCAATTTTGTTTTCAGTAGTAATACTTTTTATATTGCTTTTTCAAATTTTTGAAAAAGGTATAAGTTATCTTTCAATAGATTTCTTTACAAACTTCGCCTCACGTAATCCGAGAGAAGCTGGGATTGTCGCTGCTTTGTCAGGAACAATACTATTTATGAGCATTGTTATACCGGCCTCTTTTATATTTGGAGTCGGAACAGCTCTTTATTTAGAGCATTATGCGAAGGAGTCCGTTTTTAAAAAGTTAATAGAATTAAATAATCAAACATTAGCAGGGGTACCTTCCGTTGTGTTTGGTTTACTCGGGTTAACTATTTTCGTATACGCTCTCCATTTAGGAGAGAGCATAATTGCAGCGGCACTGACGATGAGTTTACTCGTCTTACCAACTGTTGTGGTAGCTAGTCAAGAAGCGATTCGAACTGTGCCGAGCTCATTACTAGAGGCTTCTTACGGATTAGGTGCTACGAAGTGGCAAACGATGTATCAAATTGTATTGCCAGTAGCTTTACCAGGGATTGTAACGGGATGTACGTTAGCGGTATCGAGAGCAATTGGTGAGGCAGCACCATTATTAGTCATTGGAGCCCTTGCCTTTGCAAATTATGTTCCGTTTAGTATGTTTGATAGATTTACGGTTTTACCAATTCAAATTTTTAATTGGATGAGTAGACCACAAGAAGAATTTCAGTATGTAGCAGCAGCTGGGATGATTGTTTTGTTAGGATTGTTGCTCTTTATAAATATATTTGTCTTATGGTTACGAAATCGAAAATAA
- the pstB gene encoding phosphate ABC transporter ATP-binding protein — MVATVVNVQVKNEKKIEAAQKKVVFDTKNLNLWYGEDHALKDINLSIHENEVTAIIGPSGCGKSTYLKTLNRMVELVPIVRTTGVIEYRERNIFEKSYPVEELRTHVGMVFQKPNPFPKSIYENVAYGPKIHGVRDKKTLDEIVEKSLRGAAIWDELKDRLHDNAYGLSGGQQQRLCIARCLAIEPDVILMDEPTSALDPISTSKVEELIQELKKDFSIVIVTHNMQQAARISDKTAFFLSGEVVEYTDTNKLFTTPTDKRTEDYITGRFG, encoded by the coding sequence ATGGTAGCAACAGTAGTAAATGTACAGGTGAAAAACGAGAAAAAGATTGAGGCAGCACAAAAAAAAGTGGTATTTGATACGAAAAATTTAAATTTATGGTACGGAGAAGACCACGCTTTAAAAGATATCAACTTAAGTATTCATGAGAATGAAGTAACAGCGATTATCGGTCCGAGTGGTTGTGGGAAATCAACATACTTGAAAACACTAAATCGTATGGTAGAGTTAGTGCCTATCGTTCGAACTACGGGCGTTATCGAATATAGAGAACGAAACATATTCGAAAAGTCATATCCGGTTGAAGAATTGCGTACGCATGTGGGAATGGTGTTCCAAAAGCCAAATCCATTCCCAAAATCTATTTATGAAAATGTAGCATATGGCCCGAAAATCCATGGTGTTCGTGACAAAAAAACACTTGATGAAATCGTTGAAAAGAGCTTGCGCGGAGCAGCGATTTGGGATGAGTTAAAAGATCGTTTGCACGATAATGCATACGGTTTATCAGGTGGACAGCAACAGCGCCTATGTATTGCACGCTGCTTAGCGATTGAGCCAGACGTAATTTTAATGGATGAACCAACATCGGCGCTAGATCCAATTTCAACATCAAAAGTAGAAGAGCTAATTCAGGAGTTAAAGAAAGACTTTAGTATTGTTATCGTAACGCACAATATGCAACAAGCAGCGCGTATTTCAGATAAAACTGCTTTCTTCTTAAGTGGGGAAGTTGTGGAATATACAGATACGAACAAATTATTTACAACACCTACAGATAAGCGTACAGAAGACTACATTACAGGACGATTTGGTTGA
- the phoU gene encoding phosphate signaling complex protein PhoU, with translation MVREQFQCDLKTLQQKVIELGELAREALLIAMEGLHNRDVEKALEVIDGDYRMDNLEEEINDLALMLITKQQPVASDLRRIFISIKTATDLERIADHAVNIAKSTIRLGEKEVVVSLRNLEEMFEIAHKMLNLALEAYEQENLTFAKQIAEMDDSVDEIYGKAIREFISSIPGQPEAITQITQLSFVARYIERVADHVTNIAENVFYLVKGKHYLLNE, from the coding sequence ATGGTAAGAGAACAATTTCAATGTGATTTAAAAACGTTACAGCAAAAGGTGATCGAGCTTGGTGAGTTAGCAAGGGAAGCTTTATTGATTGCTATGGAAGGTCTTCACAACAGGGATGTAGAGAAAGCGTTAGAAGTCATTGATGGGGATTATCGCATGGATAATTTAGAAGAGGAAATAAATGACCTTGCGCTTATGCTTATTACAAAGCAGCAGCCTGTAGCAAGTGATTTAAGAAGAATTTTCATTTCAATTAAAACAGCGACAGATTTAGAACGTATTGCAGACCATGCTGTTAATATTGCGAAATCAACAATTCGTCTTGGTGAAAAAGAAGTGGTCGTTAGCTTGCGTAATCTTGAGGAAATGTTTGAGATTGCTCATAAGATGTTAAATTTAGCATTAGAAGCATATGAGCAAGAAAATTTAACTTTTGCTAAACAAATTGCTGAGATGGATGATTCAGTTGATGAAATTTATGGGAAAGCGATTCGTGAATTTATTTCCTCTATCCCTGGACAACCAGAAGCGATTACACAAATTACACAACTATCCTTTGTTGCAAGATATATTGAGCGTGTAGCTGACCATGTTACAAATATTGCTGAGAATGTATTTTATTTAGTAAAAGGAAAGCATTATTTATTGAATGAGTAG
- a CDS encoding sugar phosphate nucleotidyltransferase: MKGVILAGGKGRRLRPLTCNTPKPMLPLLEKPVLEYNIELLRQHGIREIAITVQYMSTAIKQYFGDGSKWGVNLYYFEDSPPLGTAGSIKQAESFLDETFVVISGDALTDFQLSEGIAFHEQKKRMVTMFVKEVENPLSFGLVVMNKEQEIIRYIEKPSWNEVVSNIVNTGIYIMEPEIFSYIPSMEFSDFSHDVFPLLANKNALFAYLSEDYWLDIGTFDQYRQAQFDLLTKKLKVPIPYTEVLPMVWMGEGVTIGKGTKIHGPSFIGEGAMIGAGAVIEPYSIIGKNSIVSSYSLLQKSIIFANAHIGKNCELLETTIGDHTMVEDDVTLFQKSIVADHCHIGKSTVIKQKGKIWPYKEIDSHSIVGSAGVKESEKSAGWLQKSRIVGRGNVEITPQFIVKVAMAYGSLFAKGESILIGSQENIETTSFKNLFLHAIHGSGIHTMECKEMNESLFQYAIHNLQCAGGVFVQVESERGIVIQLYGKEGSFLTYKQQKAIEQVYMSESFYYACEKEMGRNKLVHVSVNNYVEALLERIDIETIQEQKFHLLINKRNDMLQHLLMLFLQRLGCTVTWIYASEQKDHVKALMKSSKANMALMFSEHGNRFELYDTHSNIYQGTDFEEVDIPDLLLESADNVYPMSLKFGECYLLFYMHNEKNSFQIRWKRDILYRIGKLFELIALQGKTLLSIAEQSPPLYLLYDEVVCSWKEKGKVMRKLLADMERKEEGIFEGIQFKYTEKEWSYIVSDTKQPKFLVYSHARNPVIARENMKNLIEKIRQYQKV; this comes from the coding sequence ATGAAGGGGGTTATTTTAGCTGGAGGAAAAGGGAGACGTCTTAGACCATTAACATGTAATACTCCAAAACCGATGTTACCATTGTTAGAAAAGCCAGTTCTTGAATATAATATTGAATTATTACGTCAGCATGGTATTCGTGAAATTGCAATTACAGTTCAATATATGAGTACTGCCATTAAGCAATACTTTGGTGATGGTAGTAAATGGGGAGTTAACTTGTATTATTTTGAAGACTCTCCTCCGCTTGGAACAGCAGGAAGCATTAAGCAAGCGGAAAGTTTTTTAGATGAAACATTTGTTGTTATTAGTGGAGATGCATTAACTGACTTTCAATTATCAGAAGGAATTGCATTTCATGAACAGAAGAAGAGAATGGTAACGATGTTTGTGAAAGAAGTAGAAAACCCTCTTTCATTTGGGTTAGTTGTAATGAATAAAGAACAAGAAATTATACGATATATAGAAAAGCCGAGCTGGAATGAGGTAGTTTCTAATATTGTGAATACAGGTATTTATATAATGGAGCCAGAAATCTTTTCTTACATACCATCCATGGAATTTTCGGATTTCAGTCATGATGTGTTTCCGTTATTGGCAAATAAAAATGCTTTATTTGCATATTTATCAGAAGACTATTGGTTAGATATTGGTACATTTGATCAATATCGGCAAGCTCAATTCGATTTGTTGACGAAAAAATTGAAGGTGCCTATTCCATATACAGAAGTATTACCAATGGTGTGGATGGGAGAAGGTGTAACGATAGGAAAAGGGACGAAAATTCATGGTCCTTCTTTTATTGGGGAAGGAGCAATGATTGGTGCGGGGGCTGTAATTGAACCGTACTCTATTATCGGGAAAAATAGTATCGTTTCAAGTTATTCTCTTCTTCAAAAAAGCATCATTTTTGCAAACGCTCATATAGGAAAAAATTGTGAGTTGTTAGAAACAACAATAGGAGATCATACAATGGTCGAAGATGATGTTACACTTTTTCAAAAAAGTATTGTAGCGGACCATTGTCATATAGGGAAAAGTACAGTAATTAAGCAAAAAGGGAAAATATGGCCATATAAGGAGATAGATAGTCATTCGATAGTAGGTTCTGCCGGTGTTAAAGAGAGTGAAAAGAGTGCAGGATGGTTACAAAAAAGCCGGATTGTAGGCAGAGGTAATGTTGAAATTACTCCTCAATTTATTGTGAAAGTTGCAATGGCTTATGGATCTCTTTTTGCCAAAGGAGAGAGTATATTGATTGGAAGTCAGGAAAATATAGAAACAACTTCCTTTAAAAATTTATTCCTCCATGCCATTCATGGCAGCGGGATTCATACGATGGAATGTAAAGAAATGAATGAGTCGCTTTTTCAGTATGCCATTCATAATTTGCAATGTGCAGGTGGAGTTTTCGTTCAAGTGGAAAGCGAAAGAGGGATTGTTATACAACTGTATGGTAAGGAGGGCTCATTTTTAACGTATAAGCAGCAAAAAGCGATAGAACAAGTATATATGTCTGAGTCGTTTTATTACGCTTGTGAGAAAGAAATGGGACGAAATAAGCTAGTTCATGTTTCTGTAAATAATTATGTAGAAGCTTTGTTAGAGCGTATTGATATTGAAACGATACAAGAACAGAAGTTCCATCTTCTTATTAATAAGAGAAATGATATGTTACAACATTTACTTATGCTCTTTCTACAAAGGCTTGGATGCACAGTTACATGGATTTATGCGAGTGAACAAAAAGATCATGTGAAAGCTTTGATGAAATCGAGTAAAGCAAATATGGCGCTTATGTTTTCTGAACATGGAAATCGCTTCGAATTATATGACACTCACAGTAATATTTACCAAGGAACTGATTTTGAAGAAGTAGATATCCCGGATTTATTACTCGAATCAGCAGATAATGTTTACCCGATGTCTTTGAAATTCGGGGAATGTTATCTCCTCTTTTATATGCATAATGAAAAAAACTCTTTTCAAATAAGATGGAAGCGAGATATTTTATATCGAATTGGAAAATTATTTGAATTAATAGCATTGCAAGGAAAAACATTACTTAGCATAGCAGAGCAATCACCTCCACTGTATCTACTTTATGATGAAGTTGTATGTTCATGGAAGGAAAAAGGGAAAGTAATGAGGAAATTATTGGCCGATATGGAAAGAAAAGAAGAAGGTATATTTGAAGGAATACAGTTCAAATATACAGAAAAAGAGTGGTCTTATATCGTTTCTGATACAAAACAACCAAAATTTTTGGTGTATTCACATGCTAGAAACCCAGTCATAGCAAGGGAAAACATGAAAAATCTTATAGAAAAAATTAGACAATATCAAAAGGTGTAG
- the rpmG gene encoding 50S ribosomal protein L33 translates to MRVNITLACTECGDRNYISKKNKRNNAERIELKKYCKRDKKSTLHRETK, encoded by the coding sequence ATGCGTGTGAATATTACTCTAGCATGTACAGAATGCGGAGATCGTAACTATATCTCAAAGAAAAATAAACGTAACAACGCTGAGCGTATCGAGCTTAAAAAGTATTGCAAGCGTGACAAGAAGTCTACGTTACACCGTGAAACAAAGTAA
- a CDS encoding 5-formyltetrahydrofolate cyclo-ligase, which translates to MKEEKIRLRKQIIEHMNSLSEEQYTTLSEQIAVSLYAQKEWAEAKTIGITLSMDNEVNTYPIIEKAWEEGKKVVVPKCNKGTRAMSFRKISNFDQLETVYMNLREPIPALTDEVNADEIDLQIVPGVAYTERGERIGYGGGYYDRYLVHYKGKTLSLAYDFQMVKHIPVEPFDKNVKKIITEKGTMVKNGLV; encoded by the coding sequence GTGAAAGAAGAGAAAATACGTTTGCGTAAACAAATAATAGAGCACATGAATTCTTTATCAGAAGAACAGTATACAACTTTATCAGAGCAAATTGCAGTTTCGTTGTATGCGCAAAAAGAGTGGGCTGAAGCTAAAACAATTGGAATCACTCTCTCGATGGACAATGAAGTGAATACATATCCTATTATCGAAAAAGCTTGGGAAGAAGGAAAGAAAGTTGTTGTTCCGAAGTGTAATAAAGGAACACGAGCAATGTCCTTCCGGAAAATTAGTAATTTTGATCAATTAGAAACAGTGTATATGAATTTACGTGAACCCATTCCAGCGCTTACGGATGAAGTGAATGCGGATGAAATTGATCTTCAAATCGTGCCAGGCGTAGCTTATACAGAGCGAGGAGAACGAATTGGGTATGGCGGTGGCTATTATGATCGTTATCTCGTGCATTATAAAGGGAAAACGCTATCATTAGCTTATGATTTTCAAATGGTAAAACATATTCCAGTAGAGCCATTTGATAAAAATGTAAAAAAAATTATTACAGAAAAAGGAACAATGGTTAAAAATGGGCTTGTATAG
- a CDS encoding YqgQ family protein produces MVSIYDIQQLLKKFGTIIYTGDRIADLQLMQDELRELNQSQLIDPQDYQTALFLLKQEIQKELNKN; encoded by the coding sequence ATGGTATCTATTTATGATATTCAACAATTGCTAAAGAAATTTGGTACGATTATTTATACAGGTGATCGAATTGCGGATTTACAATTAATGCAAGATGAATTGCGTGAATTAAATCAATCACAGCTAATCGATCCACAAGACTATCAAACAGCTTTATTTTTATTGAAGCAAGAAATTCAAAAAGAGCTAAATAAGAATTAG
- the glcK gene encoding glucokinase yields MEEKWLVGVDLGGTTIKLAFINVYGEILHKWEIPTNTNEQGKHITLDVAKAIDKKLEELGELKSKLIGIGMGAPGPVHVASGMIYEAVNLGWKNYPLKDLLEVETGLPVVIDNDANLAALGEMWKGAGEGAKDLICMTLGTGVGGGVIANGEIVHGISGAAGEIGHITVVTENAFPCNCGKSGCLETVASATGIVRVAMQKIQETDKESVLRSMLAEEGLITSKDVFEALGQGDELAGEVVEKVASYLGLAVANLASTLNPEKIVIGGGVSKAGDALLEPIQRYFEQYAFSRAVKSTKLAIAILGNDAGVIGGAWLVKKHKYEAKMI; encoded by the coding sequence ATGGAAGAGAAATGGTTAGTTGGTGTTGACCTTGGTGGTACAACGATTAAATTAGCATTTATTAATGTGTACGGTGAAATTTTACATAAGTGGGAAATCCCTACGAATACAAATGAGCAAGGAAAACATATTACGCTTGATGTAGCGAAAGCGATTGATAAAAAGTTAGAAGAGTTAGGTGAATTGAAAAGCAAGTTAATTGGTATTGGTATGGGAGCTCCTGGTCCTGTACATGTGGCATCTGGAATGATTTATGAAGCAGTTAATTTAGGGTGGAAAAACTATCCATTAAAAGATTTATTAGAAGTAGAAACAGGATTACCTGTTGTTATTGATAATGATGCAAACTTAGCGGCGCTTGGTGAAATGTGGAAAGGTGCTGGCGAAGGAGCAAAAGACTTAATTTGTATGACACTTGGAACTGGTGTTGGTGGTGGTGTTATCGCCAATGGTGAGATTGTACATGGTATAAGCGGTGCTGCTGGTGAGATTGGACATATTACTGTTGTTACAGAGAATGCTTTTCCATGTAATTGCGGGAAGTCGGGTTGCTTAGAAACAGTAGCGTCTGCAACAGGTATTGTGCGTGTTGCTATGCAAAAAATACAAGAGACAGATAAAGAAAGTGTTTTACGCTCTATGTTAGCAGAAGAAGGGCTTATTACATCAAAAGATGTGTTTGAAGCGCTTGGACAAGGTGACGAACTAGCAGGTGAAGTAGTGGAAAAAGTAGCTTCTTATTTAGGATTAGCTGTAGCGAACCTTGCTAGTACGTTGAACCCAGAGAAAATTGTAATTGGTGGTGGCGTATCTAAAGCTGGAGATGCACTATTAGAGCCAATTCAACGTTATTTCGAGCAATATGCTTTCTCACGTGCTGTAAAGAGCACAAAGTTAGCAATTGCAATCCTTGGTAATGATGCAGGTGTTATTGGAGGAGCGTGGCTTGTAAAAAAGCACAAATACGAGGCGAAGATGATATAA
- a CDS encoding DUF2759 domain-containing protein: MGLVIIFTLVTLLAVFATLRTLREKNLFAGGFAIATVLVFGWFTIMTVLYNGYPPA; encoded by the coding sequence ATGGGCCTTGTTATCATTTTTACGCTAGTCACTCTGTTAGCTGTATTTGCTACGCTTAGAACACTTCGCGAAAAAAACTTATTCGCGGGCGGCTTCGCTATTGCAACCGTACTTGTTTTCGGATGGTTTACAATCATGACTGTTCTATATAATGGGTACCCACCAGCTTAA
- a CDS encoding MBL fold metallo-hydrolase — protein MKWIQMPLGPLQTNAYILTNDQNECIIFDPGHEGEKLVTYLQEAQLKPLAVLLTHAHFDHIGAVDAVRDAFRIPVYVHKEEADWLGDATVNGSQIFMMNRSITAKPADHIIDAEGTLTIGSFSFEIFETPGHSPGSISYYSKEANAVFSGDVLFQMSIGRTDLPGGSFAELIGSIEEKLFVLPDETAVLCGHGPETSIGFEKENNPFLQ, from the coding sequence ATGAAATGGATACAAATGCCTTTAGGCCCATTACAAACAAATGCTTATATTTTAACGAATGATCAAAATGAGTGTATTATTTTTGATCCTGGTCATGAAGGAGAGAAACTTGTCACATATTTACAGGAAGCGCAGTTAAAGCCACTTGCGGTTTTATTAACACATGCTCATTTTGATCATATTGGTGCTGTTGATGCCGTGAGAGACGCTTTTCGTATTCCGGTATACGTACATAAAGAAGAAGCGGATTGGTTAGGAGATGCAACTGTGAATGGCTCGCAAATTTTTATGATGAACCGCAGTATTACAGCGAAACCAGCAGATCATATTATCGATGCAGAGGGTACATTAACGATCGGTTCTTTTAGTTTTGAAATTTTTGAGACACCAGGACATTCTCCAGGAAGTATTTCTTATTACAGTAAAGAAGCGAATGCTGTATTTTCTGGTGATGTATTATTCCAAATGAGCATCGGAAGAACAGATTTGCCTGGCGGAAGCTTTGCTGAATTAATTGGAAGTATTGAAGAGAAGCTATTTGTATTACCAGATGAAACAGCAGTGCTATGTGGACACGGTCCAGAAACAAGTATTGGATTTGAAAAAGAAAATAATCCATTTTTACAATAA
- a CDS encoding SAM-dependent methyltransferase — translation MGMELILREWMGKEKDHSISYSTYMNLALYAEGHGYYMREREKIGRRGDFFTSSNVSSVFAKTFAKFFIRLVEKGEVSPNICEIGGGTGKFAYDVLQEWKQLSPETFINLNYSIIEVSPFHRRLQQERLCSVDNVSYYTSYIEMGESFEGIIFSNELFDSFPVEIVEKRNGILYEVRITYTDEGNLTEIFRPIEKRIGRYLLKYNIHIAEGQRFEVPIAMEEYIEEIAKWFQKGICITVDYGYTKEEWMHPAHQEGSLRGYYQHELIRNPLEHPGEMDLTTHIHWDELKEIFSLQGMGAVWHKKQSEFLLAAGILEQLTSHQDTNPFSETQKRNRAVRSMILNGGLGSAFDVVIHTKDMKNLHLNQYLTI, via the coding sequence ATGGGGATGGAGCTCATTTTAAGAGAATGGATGGGAAAAGAAAAGGATCATTCGATTTCATATAGTACGTATATGAACCTCGCATTATATGCAGAGGGACATGGGTATTATATGAGAGAACGTGAAAAGATTGGCAGACGGGGAGATTTTTTTACGAGTAGCAATGTATCCTCTGTATTTGCGAAGACTTTTGCTAAGTTTTTTATTCGGCTTGTTGAAAAGGGGGAAGTGTCTCCAAATATTTGTGAGATTGGTGGGGGAACAGGAAAGTTTGCCTATGATGTTTTACAAGAATGGAAACAATTATCTCCGGAAACCTTTATCAATTTAAACTATTCAATTATTGAAGTGAGCCCTTTTCATAGAAGATTGCAGCAGGAGAGGCTTTGCTCAGTTGATAATGTGTCCTATTATACATCTTATATTGAAATGGGAGAGTCTTTCGAAGGAATTATTTTTTCGAATGAATTATTTGATTCGTTTCCTGTTGAAATAGTTGAGAAAAGAAATGGAATTTTGTATGAAGTACGTATCACGTATACAGATGAGGGGAACCTTACAGAAATATTTAGACCGATAGAGAAAAGAATCGGTCGTTACTTATTGAAATATAACATTCATATTGCGGAGGGACAGCGCTTTGAAGTGCCTATTGCAATGGAAGAGTATATAGAAGAGATTGCGAAATGGTTTCAGAAAGGTATATGTATTACAGTTGATTATGGATATACAAAAGAAGAATGGATGCATCCTGCACATCAAGAAGGAAGTTTACGAGGATACTATCAGCATGAGCTAATACGGAATCCTCTAGAGCATCCAGGTGAAATGGATCTTACGACTCATATTCATTGGGATGAGTTGAAGGAGATTTTTAGCCTTCAAGGAATGGGTGCAGTATGGCATAAGAAGCAATCTGAATTTTTGTTAGCGGCAGGAATATTAGAACAGCTTACGAGTCATCAAGATACGAATCCATTTTCTGAAACTCAAAAACGAAATCGAGCAGTTCGTTCTATGATTTTGAACGGAGGCTTAGGAAGTGCCTTTGATGTTGTTATACATACGAAAGATATGAAGAATTTACATTTGAATCAATATTTAACAATATGA
- a CDS encoding metalloregulator ArsR/SmtB family transcription factor, producing the protein MLETFQKEIELYESNAELLKVLAHPVRLCIVKGLIERGPSNVSTMYTGLNMPQSTISQHLAKLKSAKIVSSERKGLEIYYKVENETIIQLVRVLLG; encoded by the coding sequence ATGTTAGAAACCTTTCAAAAAGAAATAGAACTATATGAAAGCAATGCAGAATTATTGAAAGTGCTTGCTCATCCTGTTCGCTTATGTATTGTAAAAGGATTAATTGAACGTGGCCCAAGCAATGTTTCTACAATGTACACAGGCTTAAACATGCCACAATCTACAATTTCACAGCATTTAGCAAAGTTAAAAAGTGCTAAAATCGTTTCTAGTGAAAGAAAAGGATTAGAAATTTACTACAAAGTAGAAAATGAAACAATTATTCAACTCGTTCGCGTATTATTAGGTTAG
- a CDS encoding cysteine hydrolase family protein gives MDTCADILIVIDLQNGVCYSGEHLFDLQNLLTKVNKRISSYRKSNKPIIFVQHCDDDLVPEKELWAIHTDLDVQEQDFFVRKTHANSFYKTNLKEILDQLSVHRIEFCGAQTEYCMDATIKFAHGLGYKNFMVQKTTSTLNNPFMSAKETINFYENIWNHRFLKLIQD, from the coding sequence ATGGATACTTGTGCAGATATTTTAATCGTTATCGATTTACAAAATGGGGTATGTTATAGCGGAGAGCATTTATTTGATTTACAAAACTTGCTTACAAAAGTAAATAAAAGAATTTCTTCATATAGAAAATCAAATAAACCAATCATTTTTGTTCAACATTGTGATGATGATTTAGTACCCGAAAAAGAACTTTGGGCTATTCATACCGATCTAGATGTTCAAGAACAAGATTTTTTTGTAAGAAAAACACATGCAAATTCATTTTATAAAACAAACTTAAAAGAAATTTTAGATCAATTATCTGTACATCGTATTGAATTTTGTGGTGCCCAAACAGAATACTGCATGGATGCTACAATTAAATTTGCCCATGGACTAGGATACAAAAACTTCATGGTACAGAAAACAACCTCTACGTTAAATAATCCATTTATGTCCGCAAAAGAGACAATTAATTTTTATGAGAATATATGGAATCACAGATTTTTAAAATTGATACAAGATTAA